The nucleotide sequence CGGGTGGGGTCGGCGAGCTCTCCGTCGCGCCGACCTGTGGCGCGATCGCGAACGCCTACGCCAGGGCGACCGGCAAGGTGCCGGAGTACTTCCCGATCATGCACAAGGACCCGCTGCCGTTCGAGCCGTACCCGACGGTCCCGCCGGTGCCGCCCTCGCCGACCAACGGTCTCGAGCTGGCCCGCTGACGCGTCGTTCGCACTGAGGAGCGCCCACCACATGTCCACACATACGTTCAAGCTCAACGGCGAGTCGGTCTCGGTCGAGGTCGAGGACGACGTTCGTCTGCTCTGGGTCCTGCGGGATCTGCTCGGGGTGACCGGTCCGAAGTACGGCTGCGGGATCAATGTCTGCAAGGCCTGTACGTCGCACATCAACGGCAAGGAGTTCAATCCGTGTGCGACGCCGGTCGGCGCGTTGTCGGACTCGGATGAGGTCACGACGATCGAGGGCTTGGCCGACGGGGAGAAGTTGCACCCGATGCAGCAGGCCTGGATCGACAACGATGTCGCGCAGTGCGGGTACTGCCAGCCGGGTCAGATCATGGCTGCGGTTGCGTTGGTGAAGCGGTCGAAGGCGGAGGGCCGCAAGATCGATGATGCGGCTCTGGACGAGATTCGCAACATCTGTCGGTGCGGCACGTACAACCGGATCCGCGAGGCGATCAAGGCCGGCGCGGACAAGATGTGACGCGCCGGGGTCGCGTCCGCCGCCAGGGCTCCCGGCGGCGGCCGCGCCCCCCCTTCGGACGACACCCCCTCAGCGGTTCGGTGTCAATCCGCGACGCTCACCCGGACGGGTGGTTCACCTCACAGGGTGAAGCGCTGCCGGTGCGGGGGTAAAAGGGGTGGTTTCTCCGCAGATGCGGGTAAGGCTCACCTGATCGTCAGCTTGTTGACCTGCGAAGAGGGTGATCACCGGTGAGCGGGCGCGCGGATCCGGTCGACACCGGAACGGTCTACCGGCGCGTAACCGTCGAACGTTCGGTCTCGTTGCCTGCGCTGAGAGCCCATGGCGCCCCGCTCCCCGCACGCGGGCGCCGCGCTGGCCACCGCAGCACCCTGGAGAGGACAACGATGCCCGCTCATCGCGCCCCCGCCCCCGAGCGTCCGGCGTCCGACGGCGCCCGATCGAACGTCAGCAGGCGCCGCTTCCTCGGCTTCCTGGTCGCGGCACCGACCCTCGTGGTCGCCGCCGAGCTGGGCAGGCAGACCGTGTTCGGCGGGAGCGTGCCGCAGGCCAACGCCGCGGCGATCCCGTCGCCGCCGCTGCCTGCCGAGGTCTACGACCTGCTCGACGCCGTCCGCGACGCGGCCCGGCCGACCGCCAACCTGATCCGGATCGCGGTCAACCGGGACGGCACGGTCTCGTTCGCGCTGCCCCGCTCGGACAACGGCCAGGGCATCATCACGTCCACCCAGATGATCATCGCCGAGGAGATGAACCTGGACCCGGACCAGGTCGTCGTCACCCTCGCCGACGCCCGTCCGGAGCTGGTGTTCAACCAGCTCACCGGCGGTTCGACGACGACGTTCTCCACCTACACCCCGATCCGGGTGGCCGCGGCGCTGGCCCAGGGCCGGCTGCTCGACGCCGCCGCCGCCCAGCTCGGCCAGGAGAAGAGCGTCCTCACCAGCCGGACCGGCCTGATCCTCGGCCAGAACGGCGAGGAGCTGCCCTTCGGTGAGCTCACCGAGGCCGCGGCCAGCCCGGTGGACGACATCGTCGACGTGGTGCTCAAGCCGCGCGAGGAGTTCACCGTCATCGGCACCCCGCGCACCAAGTCCGACGCGCGGGCGATGGTCACCGGGAAGAAGAAGTTCCTCACCGACCTGCAGGTCCCGGACGCGCTGCCGACCGTGATCTGCCGCGGCCCGAACCTGAACTCGGCCCCGACCGGGGTGAACAACATCGACGAGGTCCGGAACATGCCGGGCGTCACCGACGTCGCGCAGGTCCGCACCGGTGTCGCGGTCCGCGCGGTCACCTTCGGACAGGCCGTCGACGCGGTGAACGCACTCGACGTGAGCTGGGACGGCGGCACCGTCGCCGGTGAGGACGACGAGTCGATCCTGGCCACGGTGCGCCGCGGCGAGCTGCCGCTGGCCGTGCCGCAGGTGCCCGGCGAGACGGTCGAGGGCGAGTTCGTCTTCTACTTCCGCAGCAACTCCGCGCTGGAGACGAACTGCGCGATCGCCGACGTCCGCAGCGGATCGGCGGAGCTATGGGGGCCGTCCAAGAGCCCGATCGCGGCGCAGGCCGAGATCGCCCAGGAGCTCGGGCTGCCGCAGAACGCGGTCACCATCCACGTCACCGAGGGCGGCGGCTCGTTCGGACGGCGGCTGTTCTTCGACGCGCTGCAGGAGGCCGCCGAGGTCTCCAAGGTGATGGGCAAGCCGGTCAAGCTCATGTGGACCCGGGCCGACGACTCCCGTCAGGGCCGGGTGCACCCGCTGGCCACCACCCGGGTGCGGGCGCAGGTCAGCGGCGAGTCGGTCTCCAGCTTCGAGATCCGGCACACCAGCGTGTCGACCGAGGTGAACCCCGGCTTCTCCGAGGGGATCACCGCCGCGGTCGCCAAGCTGCCGCTCGGGAACTACTCGGTGTCCCAGGCCATCTACCTGACGACCCAGACCAACCCGTACAACGTCGGCGTCGCGACCTCGCTGCTCAACGAGGTCGACATGCGCTTCAACACCTGCTCGATGCGCAACATCTACTCGCCGGACACGGCCACCGCGCGCGAGCTGATGATCGACCAGGTCGCCGCGAGGATGGGCAAGGACCCGTACGAGTTCCGGTCCGGCTTCGTGAAGCTCGAACGCTTCAAGAAGGTCGTCGACCGGGCCGCCGAAGAGGCGAACTGGGGCAAGTCGATGCCGGCGGGCACCGCCCAGGGCATCGCGATCCACCAGGAGTACAAGGGCATCGCCTGCGCGGTCGTCGAGCTCGACTGCCGCCCGGAGACGGTGAACCGGGAGATCCGCTCCGCCCGCACCGGCCCGCGCGTCACCAAGGTGACCTACGTCGTCGACATCGGCCTGGTGATCAACCCGCGCGGGCTCGAGGCGCAGATGATGGGCGGCATCAACGACGGCATCGCGATGACGCTGACCTCCGGGATGCACCTGGAGGACGGCCACTTCGTCGAGGCGAGCTGGGACAACTACTTCTACACCCGGCAGTGGAACACCCCGCCCGAGATGAACATCGTGATCATCGATGACTCCGAGGCGCCCGAGCCCGGCGGTGCCGGCGAGTTCGGCGTGGCCGCCACCTGCGGTGCCGTCGCCTGTGCCTACGCGCGGGCCACCGGGACCGTGCCGGAGTACTTCCCGATCATGCACAAGGACCCGCTGCCGTTCGAGCCGTACCCGACGGTCCCGCCGGTGCCGCCCGCCCCCACCAACGGCCTCGAGCTGGCCCGCTGAGAGCAGGAGCTTCGTCATGCCCACACACACCTTCACGCTCAACGGTGAGCAGGTCTCGGTCGAGGTCGAGGACGACGTTCGTCTGCTCTGGGTCCTGCGGGATCTGCTCGGGGTGACCGGTCCGAAGTACGGCTGCGGGATCAATGTCTGCAAGGCCTGTACGTCGCACATCAACGGCAAGGAGTTCAATCCGTGTGCGACGCCGGTCGGCGCGTTGTCGGACTCGGATGAGGTCACGACGATCGAGGGCTTGGCCGACGGGGAGAAGTTGCACCCGATGCAGCAGGCCTGGATCGACAACGATGTCGCGCAGTGCGGGTACTGCCAGCCGGGTCAGATCATGGCTGCGGTTGCGTTGGTGAAGCGGTCGAAGGCGGAGGGCCGCAAGATCGATGATGCGGCTCTGGACGAGATTCGCAACATCTGTCGGTGCGGCACGTACAACCGGATCCGCGAGGCCATCAAGGCCGGCGCGGACAACATGTGATCGTCGTGCGGCGTGGTCCGAACGCCGCACGTCACTAGGCCGTTAGAGTGACGGCCTGCTCGCTCCCCAGACGAAGGACGGATTCGATGAAGAACCGGATGCGACGCTCGCTGATCGCCGTCGGCGCCCTGGGCGCCGTGGCGTTCCCGCTGGCCGGGATGGCCGCGGCCGACGAGGGCTCGGAGAACCCCACGCAGGGCTACCCGAGCACCCAGAGCCCGACCCAGGCGATCGACGCCGTCGGTTCGCTGGCCGACACCGCGCAGTACGGCTTCGTCGACGCCGCGGACAGCTACCTGCCGAGCAACCGCCCCGACGGCGTCAACGGGACCGAGACCGAGTTCCCGGCGCTGACCCCCGGCTACGTCGAGGGCCCGGTCGGCGGGCTGCTGAAGAACGGTCCCTTCGAGTAAAGGGGCTCCCGGTCGGCGGGGCCGCATCCCGGTCGGGGTGCGGCCCCGCCGCCGTGTCCGAGGCTGTCAGTGCAGGAACTTCAGCCCGACGACGCCGGCGACGATCGCCAGCAGGCACAGCAGCCGTGCCGTGGTCGCGGGCTCGCCGAGCGCGACCATGCCGTAGATCGCGGTGCCGACCGCGCCGATGCCGACCCAGATCGCGTATGCGGTGCCGACCGGCAGCTCCCGCAGCGCCAGCGCCAGCCCGCCCATGCTCAGGAACAACGCGACGCCGAACAGGACCGACGGTCCCAGCCGGGAGAACCCCCGGCTCTGCGACAGCGCCGCCGCCCACACCGTCTCCAGCAGGCCCGAGACGACCAGATACACCCATGCCATGACGCACGCCCTCCTCGAAGGCTGCGTCGTCTTGGCGGTCCGGGTACGGCGCGTCTCGTCCGGGGTGCCACCCTCCGGCGGCCCGGTTCCGAGCATGCCGCAGCGGCCGGCCGGGGGCACCCGATGGTGACCGATCGGACCTTCCCGGCCCGGCCGGGAGGTTCGTGCGACCCTGGTGCCGTGACCGCCCAGCCCGACCGGCCCGACGGGCCAGCCCAGCCCGACCGGCCCGACCGGCCGGCCCGGCCCGACCGGCTGGGATCACTCGGCCCGGGACCCGGCGGGCCGATGGCCGAGCTCCGCGAGCGCTGCGCCCCGCTGTCGTTCGCCCCGCTCCCCGGGTTCGCGACCGCCCCGCCCACCGCTCCCGGCTGGATCCCGCTCGCCCGGATCGCCGATCCCGGCGATCCGGCCCTGGACCGGCTGCTCGACGCCCGCGGCGACGAGCCGCCCGGCCCGCGCGCGGTGCACACGTTGCGCGAGCTGCTGCGCGAGCTGCTGTTCGCGACGGCGGGCTCGGTGTACCTGTCCGGGGCGGCGCCGCAGCCGTCGGCACAGCGCTACCTCTACCGGATCGGGCCGGGCGGGATCGACGAGCGGCTCCTGGTCGTCGACCGGGATCCGGTCGGTGACCGGGAGCTGGCCCCGGCGTTCGTCGGCACCCTCGCCCCGCTCGTCGAGCTGGTGGGGGAGCGGACCAGGGTGGGGTCACGGACGCTGTGGAGCTACGTCGTCGACATGCTGCACTTCGGGATGATGAACGTCGCCCGCCAGCTCGGCCGGGACCGTGCGCAGGCGTGGCGCCGGGCGGAGGAGCTGGCCGGGCACCTGTTCGAGGCCGGGCTGCCGCGTCGCTCGGTGCCGGCGCTGGTGCGCTACGGCGCGACCGACGACCAGGTGTGGGGTGTGCGTGGGGCCTGCTGCCTGGACTTCACCGACGGCGTCCACGGGATGTGCCTGACCTGCCCGGTGCTCGACGCCGAGGAGCGCGCCCGCAAGTGGGCCGCATCCGACCTCGCTGGACGAAAGTAAGGCTTACCTCTACGGTCCGCAGGGTGCTGCTCGCGCCGGACCGCCCCCGCATCGTTCCCGCCCACCCGCGCTCCGCACTGGACCGGCGCGGCTTCCTCGCCGCCGGTGCGCTCGCCGGGCTGACCGCCGTGACCGGGTGCTCGCCCGCGGGGCCGGCCGGTGACGCCCCGGCCGACGGCCGGACCGTCGAACACCCGCTGGGGACGGCCGTCGTCCCGGCGGCGCCGCAGCGGATCGTGTCGCTGGACAGCAACGGCGGCCTGCAGGTCGCCCTCGAGCTCGGGGTGCCGCTGATCGCCTCGGAGACGCTGCAGGGTGCGGCCCCGGTGCCGCCCTACCTGCCGGCGCCGCCGGCGGACTTCACGCCGCTCGGGTTCAACCAGCTCAACCTGGAGCAGCTGGTCGCGATGGGCCCCGATCTGATCATCGGCAACACCTCGCGGGTCGAGGAGCACTACGACCGGCTCGCCGCGATCGCGCCGACGGTCGCCTACGCGAACTCCGGGAGCGGCGCCGTCTGGCAGGAGGCGGTGCGCACGATCGGTGACGTACTCGGGGCCGAGGAGGAGATCGAGCGGCGGCTGGCCGGCTACACCGAGCGGCTCGACCAGGTGCGGTCGGCGCACGCCGGGCTGCTCGACCGGTACACCGTCACGCTGCTCCGGTTCACCACCGACGAGCTGCGGATCGTTCGCGGCCAGGTGTTCGGCTCGGCCATCCTGGCCGACGCCGGGGCGACC is from Pseudonocardia autotrophica and encodes:
- a CDS encoding (2Fe-2S)-binding protein, whose amino-acid sequence is MSTHTFKLNGESVSVEVEDDVRLLWVLRDLLGVTGPKYGCGINVCKACTSHINGKEFNPCATPVGALSDSDEVTTIEGLADGEKLHPMQQAWIDNDVAQCGYCQPGQIMAAVALVKRSKAEGRKIDDAALDEIRNICRCGTYNRIREAIKAGADKM
- a CDS encoding molybdopterin cofactor-binding domain-containing protein encodes the protein MPAHRAPAPERPASDGARSNVSRRRFLGFLVAAPTLVVAAELGRQTVFGGSVPQANAAAIPSPPLPAEVYDLLDAVRDAARPTANLIRIAVNRDGTVSFALPRSDNGQGIITSTQMIIAEEMNLDPDQVVVTLADARPELVFNQLTGGSTTTFSTYTPIRVAAALAQGRLLDAAAAQLGQEKSVLTSRTGLILGQNGEELPFGELTEAAASPVDDIVDVVLKPREEFTVIGTPRTKSDARAMVTGKKKFLTDLQVPDALPTVICRGPNLNSAPTGVNNIDEVRNMPGVTDVAQVRTGVAVRAVTFGQAVDAVNALDVSWDGGTVAGEDDESILATVRRGELPLAVPQVPGETVEGEFVFYFRSNSALETNCAIADVRSGSAELWGPSKSPIAAQAEIAQELGLPQNAVTIHVTEGGGSFGRRLFFDALQEAAEVSKVMGKPVKLMWTRADDSRQGRVHPLATTRVRAQVSGESVSSFEIRHTSVSTEVNPGFSEGITAAVAKLPLGNYSVSQAIYLTTQTNPYNVGVATSLLNEVDMRFNTCSMRNIYSPDTATARELMIDQVAARMGKDPYEFRSGFVKLERFKKVVDRAAEEANWGKSMPAGTAQGIAIHQEYKGIACAVVELDCRPETVNREIRSARTGPRVTKVTYVVDIGLVINPRGLEAQMMGGINDGIAMTLTSGMHLEDGHFVEASWDNYFYTRQWNTPPEMNIVIIDDSEAPEPGGAGEFGVAATCGAVACAYARATGTVPEYFPIMHKDPLPFEPYPTVPPVPPAPTNGLELAR
- a CDS encoding (2Fe-2S)-binding protein produces the protein MPTHTFTLNGEQVSVEVEDDVRLLWVLRDLLGVTGPKYGCGINVCKACTSHINGKEFNPCATPVGALSDSDEVTTIEGLADGEKLHPMQQAWIDNDVAQCGYCQPGQIMAAVALVKRSKAEGRKIDDAALDEIRNICRCGTYNRIREAIKAGADNM
- a CDS encoding DMT family transporter; amino-acid sequence: MAWVYLVVSGLLETVWAAALSQSRGFSRLGPSVLFGVALFLSMGGLALALRELPVGTAYAIWVGIGAVGTAIYGMVALGEPATTARLLCLLAIVAGVVGLKFLH
- a CDS encoding iron-siderophore ABC transporter substrate-binding protein, whose translation is MLLAPDRPRIVPAHPRSALDRRGFLAAGALAGLTAVTGCSPAGPAGDAPADGRTVEHPLGTAVVPAAPQRIVSLDSNGGLQVALELGVPLIASETLQGAAPVPPYLPAPPADFTPLGFNQLNLEQLVAMGPDLIIGNTSRVEEHYDRLAAIAPTVAYANSGSGAVWQEAVRTIGDVLGAEEEIERRLAGYTERLDQVRSAHAGLLDRYTVTLLRFTTDELRIVRGQVFGSAILADAGATRPPSTELPSPQETHVPIGDESVGALADADVLLYFLGGGGLVDQADETFERYTTGGLWEQLPAVRAGRVAQVDPLAWWDGYSVSAGLACLDELDRVLGDLPV